From the Thunnus albacares chromosome 24, fThuAlb1.1, whole genome shotgun sequence genome, one window contains:
- the LOC122976021 gene encoding polyunsaturated fatty acid lipoxygenase ALOX15B-like: MKIYKYEVIVITENINHDNTFNNIYIRLIGTGGQIDTHSSLRDNKGWAPFNKKNKKTGSKVSICSVTSSTSLGKLLMIELHKQHDPSFSEDSWFLARVQVNSPEGDTYNFPVYHWIDDRKVYLREATALKDSDDTHHLSRKSREKELNQRKEHYRWDVYLEGIPHCVKAHGPLCLPSEVRFSFTKNIQMGFNAVTGIIWLKLEGLSNRKDNWTSMNQIDRVFHSRRTDISDRVQQLWRTNAFFGYQFLNGVNPMMIQRCTILPENFPVTDDMVFPTGRWTLEDEMQKGNIFLCDYKLLDGVKTNVIHDKKQYLAAPLVLLHRTDDDELMPIAIQLKQKPAEDNPIFLPSDSEYDWLTAKIFVRGADFNMHQLNMHLLRTHLLAEVFAVSLLRNVPKVHPLYKLLIPHTRYTLHINSLARQLLISHDGVFTKFAASGGEGMTTIMKRALSSLTYSSLCIPDDIAERGLDSVPNFYYRDDGLRLWDIIHRFVQGLLQHYYKSDAEVQEDSELQSWIENIFEHGFLLQDSTGIPTSVRTVSELVKFVTMVIFTCSCQHSAVNSGQYDYGGWMPNTPVSLQKPPPTTKGTTSEETMLQTFPNISTTAHGMATMWLLSRQSTDFVPLGHYPEKYFTEEIPCKWIHAFQEDLERLSVDIKARNKKLDIPYTFLDPEVVENSVAL, from the exons AtgaaaatctataaatatgaaGTGATCGTAATCACTGAAAACATAAACCACGACAACACTTTCAATAACATCTACATCAGGCTGATTGGGACAGGTGGACAGATAGACACACACTCCTCCCTCCGCGACAATAAAGGGTGGGCACCCttcaacaagaaaaacaagaagacagGGTCAAAG gtGTCTATCTGCTCTGTGACCTCTTCTACTTCCCTTGGCAAGCTGCTCATGATAGAGCTACACAAACAGCATGACCCTTCATTCTCTGAAGACTCCTGGTTCCTTGCCAGGGTGCAAGTCAACTCTCCAGAGGGAGACACGTACAACTTTCCTGTCTACCACTGGATTGATGACAGAAAGGTTTACCTCAGAGAGGCAACTG ctCTAAAAGACTCTGATGACACTCATCATCTTAGCAGGAAGAGTAGGGAGAAGGAGCTAAACCAGAGAAAGGAGCACTATCG CTGGGATGTATATTTAGAAGGAATACCCCACTGTGTAAAAGCACATGGCCCTCTTTGTCTGCCCTCTGAGGTCCGTTTCTCCTTCACCAAGAATATACAGATGGGATTCAATGCAGTCACAGG GATAATATGGCTGAAACTGGAAGGACTGTCTAACCGCAAGGACAACTGGACTAGTATGAATCAAATTGACCGAGTGTTCCACTCCAGGCGGACGGATATATCAG ACCGTGTTCAACAGCTTTGGAGGACCAACGCCTTTTTTGGCTACCAGTTCCTAAACGGTGTCAACCCCATGATGATCCAGCGTTGTACAATCCTGCCTGAGAACTTCCCTGTCACTGATGACATGGTTTTCCCCACTGGTCGGTGGACATTAGAGGATGAAATGCAG AAAGGAAACATATTCCTGTGTGACTACAAGCTTTTGGATGGAGTGAAGACAAACGTCATCCATGACAAGAAGCAGTACCTGGCAGCTCCCCTCGTCTTGCTCCACAgaactgatgatgatgagctgATGCCCATTGCTATTCAG CTGAAGCAGAAGCCAGCAGAAGACAATCCCATCTTCTTGCCTTCTGACTCTGAGTATGACTGGTTGACAGCCAAGATTTTTGTGAGAGGCGCAGACTTCAACATGCATCAACTCAACATGCACCTGCTGCGCACTCACCTGCTGGCTGAAGTTTTTGCAGTGTCACTGCTGCGCAATGTGCCCAAAGTACATCCACTGTACAAG CTCCTCATTCCTCACACTCGTTACACTCTCCACATCAACAGCTTAGCCCGACAACTACTGATATCGCATGACGGAGTTTTCACAAAG TTTGCAGCTTCTGGTGGAGAGGGTATGACCACAATCATGAAGAGAGCACTGTCCTCACTGACCTACAGCTCCCTCTGCATACCAGATGACATCGCTGAGCGTGGACTGGACTCTGTACCAAACTTCTACTACAGAGATGATGGACTCAGGCTGTGGGATATCATCCACAG GTTTGTGCAGGGACTGCTCCAACACTACTACAAGAGTGATGCTGAGGTCCAGGAAGACTCTGAACTGCAGAGCTGGATTGAGAACATTTTTGAACATGGATTCCTTCTCCAAGATAGCACAG GTATTCCCACCAGTGTCCGCACTGTTTCTGAGTTGGTCAAGTTTGTCACCATGGTGATTTTCACCTGCTCATGCCAACACTCTGCTGTCAACTCTGGACAG TATGACTACGGTGGTTGGATGCCCAACACTCCCGTCTCCCTTCAAAAGCCTCCACCTACCACAAAAGGGACAACGAGTGAGGAGACCATGCTGCAGACGTTCCCCAACATCAGCACAACAGCTCATGGCATGGCCACCATGTGGCTCCTCAGCAGGCAGTCCACTGACTTT GTCCCTCTTGGCCATTACCCAGAGAAGTATTTCACTGAGGAGATTCCCTGCAAGTGGATTCATGCTTTTCAAGAAGACCTGGAACGTTTAAGTGTAGATATCAAAGCCAGAAACAAGAAGCTGGACATCCCAtacacattcctggacccggAAGTGGTGGAAAATAGTGTGGCCCTTTGA
- the LOC122976617 gene encoding 1-phosphatidylinositol 4,5-bisphosphate phosphodiesterase delta-1-like, giving the protein MKRLQRKKKTSRSVELLQEPGLQEPGSPARSQSMIDMSAEYGGRPGLMKSDKNKDDKWSQSEVKNFLQLINIEVDDNYAETLFKESNKSKSGYLSAEEIEHFYDLLTQRKEIGVLYRRYATTTGFMSPENLVEFLMKEQREKTTLADAHKIIKKHEPDERAKEKKLLSKDGFLMYLQNPEALVLNPEHKKVYQDMSQPLNHYFISSSHNTYLMEDQLKGPSSTEAYINALKKGCRCVELDCWDGSDDEPVISHGHTLTSKILFKDVIEVIKEYAFKTSDYPVILSLENHCSVKQQRVMAHHMTSILGSALVTSPLGEGMPTNFPSPEELKRKFLIKGKRLNKLETCFATEAATDEDTDVTEEEESSDEDEQEEEEFSDEDEQEEEEFTKELSNLVIYCESVHFHGFKHARKNQSFYEMSSFQEGKAMDLAEKWANAYIHHNVDKLSRIYPKGTRTNSSNYNPVPLWNAGCQIVALNFQTTCKNMDLNQGRFLINGKSGYILKPAYMRDRSTKFNPKHKMLYITVISAQQLPKVNQKKSSIVDPLVKVEVYGVPDDEQVQETSHVENNGFNPKWNTKFQFDVHVPELALVRFVVKDHDSMSANEFVAQYTLPFNSLKMGYRHVPLLDKNGDPLPSAGLFVRINVLDVE; this is encoded by the exons ATGAAACGtctgcaaagaaagaaaaaaaccaGCAGATCTGTGGAATTACTCCAGGAGCCAGGACTCCAGGAGCCGGGCTCCCCTGCCAGGAGCCAGTCGATGATAGACATGAGCGCAGA GTATGGAGGACGACCCGGCCTGATGAAGTCAGATAAGAACAAAGATGACAAGTGGAGTCAGTCAGAGGTCAAGAACTTCCTGCAACTGATAAACATCGAAGTGGACGACAACTATGCAGAAACACTCTTCAAG GAGTCCAACAAATCAAAATCTGGATACTTGTCTGCAGAAGAGATCGAACATTTCTATGACCTGTTGACCCAACGGAAGGAAATTGGGGTGCTCTACAGAAGGTATGCTACAACCACAGGCTTCATGAGCCCTGAAAACCTGGTGGAGTTCCTGAtgaaagaacagagagagaaaacaacgCTGGCTGACGCACACAAGATTATTAAGAAGCATGAGCCGGATGAAAGAG CCAAAGAGAAGAAGCTGCTGTCCAAAGATGGCTTCCTCATGTACCTGCAAAATCCTGAGGCCTTGGTCCTCAATCCAGAGCACAAGAAGGTGTACCAGGACATGAGCCAGCCTCTCAACCACTACTTCATCTCCTCCTCGCATAACACCTATCTCATGGAGGATCAGCTCAAAGGGCCCAGCAGCACCGAGGCTTATATCAA TGCTCTGAAGAAGGGCTGCCGCTGTGTGGAGCTGGACTGCTGGGACGGATCAGATGACGAGCCAGTGATCTCTCATGGCCACACACTCACCTCCAAGATCCTCTTCAAAGACGTGATCGAAGTCATCAAGGAGTATGCCTTTAAG ACGTCCGATTACCCAGTGATCCTCTCCCTGGAGAACCACTGCAGTGTGAAGCAGCAGAGAGTTATGGCCCACCATATGACCTCCATCCTGGGCAGTGCACTCGTCACCTCTCCTTTGGGGGAAGGAATGCCCACAAACTTCCCTTCTCCTGag GAGCTAAAGCGGAAGTTCCTGATTAAAGGGAAGAGGTTAAACAAACTGGAGACCTGCTTTGCTACTGAGGCGGCCACTGATGAGGACACCGAtgtgacagaggaggaagagtccAGTGATGAGgatgaacaggaggaggaagagttcaGTGATGAGGatgaacaggaagaggaagagttCA CGAAAGAGCTGTCCAACTTGGTGATCTACTGTGAGAGCGTCCACTTCCACGGCTTTAAGCATGCCAGAAAGAACCAGAGCTTCTACGAGATGTCTTCCTTCCAGGAAGGAAAGGCCATGGATCTGGCAGAGAAATGGG CTAATGCCTACATCCATCATAATGTGGACAAGCTGAGCCGCATCTATCCAAAAGGCACCAGGACTAACTCGTCCAACTACAACCCAGTACCCCTGTGGAACGCTGGCTGCCAAATCG TGGCCTTAAACTTCCAGACGACCTGCAAGAACATGGATTTGAACCAGGGCAGATTCCTGATCAATGGGAAAAGCGGCTACATCCTGAAACCAGCCTATATGAGGGACAGATCCACAAAATTCAACCCCAAGCACAAGATGCTCTATATCACG GTTATATCAGCCCAGCAGCTCCCCAAAGTGAACCAGAAGAAATCTTCCATTGTTGACCCGCTGGTTAAAGTGGAGGTCTACGGAGTGCCAGATGATGAACAAGTGCAAGAGACCAGTCATGTTGAAAACAATG GTTTTAACCCAAAGTGGAACACAAAATTCCAGTTTGATGTGCACGTGCCAGAGCTGGCACTGGTGCGCTTTGTTGTGAAAGACCATGACTCCATGTCTGCTAATGAGTTTGTTGCACAATACACACTTCCATTCAACAGCTTAAAAATGG GATACAGACATGTGCCTCTGCTTGATAAAAACGGAGACCCTCTCCCCTCAGCTGGACTCTTCGTGCGCATCAATGTCCTCGATGTTGAATAA